From the Hemicordylus capensis ecotype Gifberg chromosome 1, rHemCap1.1.pri, whole genome shotgun sequence genome, the window AGGATTTACACAGTTCCAGTACTTTTCCAGTAAAACGGACGCTGTCAGCAAAGACAGGCCTACGAAACAAAACAAGTATTCTGCAGACCAGCAGACTCTGCTGGTCAGTAGCCTGAAGGCCAGGGTACTGGAGAAATGAGGCATACCAGAACAGATTGTCTAGGAGATTGTTATGCAACATCATttgaagcgggggtggggtggggagatctccAAAGCAAAAAGGAACCCATTGCACACGTTTATGCAAAGATTGCACCCTTCTTTGTCAATAGACAAATGCTTCAAAGCTCAATAACAGGGCATGCAGAGATGGCTTTGTGGAGATATACAAAAGGTATAATTATATATTAGGCTGAAGTGGAATCCCACAAAGTTGTGAATATGAGAAAATGCAAAACAAAGATTTGGAAAGGAGCAAACACATTCCCACTCTCTCATTCCTTTAAAAAGATACCACAGAAAACTACATAATATACTAAGGGTGCAATCCTACAAACACCTGCTACTAGGTGTACTGCTAGGTGTActacaagccagcgtggtgtagtggttagagtgctggactaggaccggggagacccgagttcaaatccccattcagccatgaaaactagctgggtgattctgggtgagtcacttctctcttagcctaacctacttcacagggttgttgtgaaagagaaactcaagtatgtagtacactgctctgggctccttggaggaagagtgggatataaatgtaataataataatgatgatgatgatgttaataataaatactagagatacatatatcaggaggtatagaaataggaCAGATAAACAATGAATACGTCTTAAGAATCCAATTGAACTTGCTTTTAAAGAGATGCTTTTGATTATGCTGCAAGCTTTTACAAGGCAGGGAAAGCATACAAAGATGGCAGACTGCTagaggactagatgggcctctctAGACAGTGCGTTCCACAGGGTTGGTGCCATTACTGGGAGTGCCCTGCTTCAAGTTCTCATCAATCCACCTTCAGATGAGGAACTCAAAGCAGGGCTTCCTCCACTGACTTTTGTTGTGAACCAGCAGAATTATATAAGAAAAGCCACTCCTTTAGACATGCAGAAtccaagctgtttaggtctttacAATGCATCAAAAGTCACTGGAAAGTCTAGAAAGATCAACAGAACATGCTTCCCTATTCTACTGTAGATAAAACAGGGGCAACCAAGGTTGTTTCGGACCTAAAATCCAACTGATACACGTCCACATAATCTACTCTAATCAGGACAGCCTGGAATTGCTCTGACACCACCAACTTGGTTACCTCTCTCAAAAATGGAAGATAAGAGACTGGCGCAATTATTCAATCCATTTTCATcggaagaattttttaaaataatctgatAAATGACAGCTTACTTTAGAACCAACAACAGGACTCCCTTGGTTAGTAAGGCATCTCTCATGGCTGTATTTAAGCAGCCATGATAGGAAAGGGTTGAGAAGATGGCTAGACAGATGAACATCTCCAATAATACTTTCAGCATCCTCAGGAGATaccaactgaaactgatccagtcaagcTGGACAAACACCAGCATTGGACACcctattatattttatatagcaTCCAAGTCAAATGGGGTGAGAGACAGATGAAAGTACCTTGCTAACTGGTCACAGCAGGCGGTCATTGAGAGGTCATCTGCTTTATTAGGTAGACTAGTAACCACAGTATGCAGCTGGCACTGGGAGTTTTAGAGCTAACAATAGAAGCTGCTTGATGCCCCAAACACAAGACAAGACATCACTTGCTAAAATTTCTATTCACCACTCTCAAGACTCACAATAGGGATGCTTGTATCACACAGACACCCATTATCAATGCATCTCTACCAAACCTGGTAAGGGTTGCAAGAATCCTCAATAACCCCTCCCCAATTCCTTACCAATACTACAAACTGGTTTAAGAGCTGCTGTGGTGCAGCGGCTGTTTACTGCCTGTAACAGGTATGCAGGAAAGAAGGGACCATAATATTAATGCAGTTTAGGATCACCAAACACATCGCACATTTCATAAGAGACCTTTTATAAGATCACCAAATACACGGCAACTGGATCCTCACACAGTTCTCTACAGTATAGAAAAGCCACACACTTACAGGTAAGGGCTTCTTCCTCATCTCAAACACCCGAGTAGCACCAAAGCTAAGTGAAGCAATGACAGGGTTTCTTCCCAGGGGAGGCTCGTCATCACTATGCCAGTCAACACTGTCCTTTTCATTTCGATACAGGTTGCAAAGTAGGGAGTTGAAGGTGTTTTTTGTGAAGTCTTCAATGCGATCCTTCAGCATGGCCAGCAGAGGATGCCACTAAAAACAGAAGAGCAGGCAGGTTAATTCTTCCTAGAGAGGAACATAACTCAGAGGGACATAACTCAGAACATAATTCAGAGGGATGTGGGCatgatggggaaaatgcaaagtaTCAGAGAGACCATTTTAGGAATCAGAAATGGGTCAATAGTCAACTGATCCCTGTAAGGTTTTAGCCACCAACACTGAATACTGAAATATTTCTTGGAAATTGCCTCTAAGAAGTTCATATTGCCCATGTCTCATTTTAAGTATAGTCTCTGTTCACACCCATTACACTGACACTAAAGCATGCCCAgaggtggggctgtagctcagtggcagagcattccgttttatgcagaaggctccaggttcaatccctggcagcatctccaggtagggttgagaaagactcctgcctgacaccttgaagagttgctgccagccagtgtagacaataatgatctagatggaccaatagactgactaggtataaggcagcttctcatgTTCTTAATATTTCATCTCTCAAAGCTATGCCACTCCTTATAAAATTGCCACCACAGCTAATATGGTCAAATAGTCAAGGAGAAGCACAGAGACAAAACACAGCTAGAGGAACTCATGGCTGCAGAAAGGCTCATGAGTTCTACACATACAAGCTAAAGGCATATCTAGGCTGGCACTAGGTGTTCTACAATGAATGCAAAATGCAAGTGTAGTTGTGAaaatttttaagaaagaaagaattgcTCCAACACAAGGAGTAACTTGGCTATGAAGAGAGGCAAGATGAGATTTCTGTCCAGACCAAAAGCAAAAAGGTTTATACCCCCCTTGATGTTTTTCACTCAAAAAGCAGAAGTTTAAAGTTGTTGCTTTAAAGCAACAACAGCTGAGAACACAGGGTGCAGTGCTAACAGCAATACCCATTTGTACAAACATTGCTTGGAAAAAACTGCCAGCGTGGACACAcccaaagaagaaaggaagatgcTGTTACGTTGTGTGCGTCTACCGCCAATCCTTTTAGTATTGCTTTCAATAAAAATAGTAGGATGAGTTAGATTCAGTACATTTGTAAAtagaatgtgcacacacacacatcagcttCGTATAGTGAAGTAGAAGTCTCTCAGTCTctggaacagggctgcacaactcaaatgccctggaaggccggaaccatccacaacttggagTACAGGGGCCAAAGTCAATGTTTAGCACATTattaaattgaaattaaaaatattattagttacttgtggatgtattctccctgtcaatggacccatagtttcaaccaaggatagtggccagagaaaaggtcttgtccctgctcaatcagtggggctgctagagtgcatgccagccccaaacaaatgccaagtcctctcctctccctaaactgttgttgctagtttcaggctgcaatcctaggcatgcttacatgggagtaagcctcaccgggcacaccatggagcatatttctgagaaagcatgcacaggatggtgctataaggcagttttcagctcctgtgttgctgcaggatacctgggcccagtaaaatagtccctgcgggccgaatcTGGCCCCCGGATCTCATGTTGTGCAAGCCTGCTCTGGAAGCTGTCAGCCACAGACTCCGTTATATTGGATCATTAGCTTGCTGTGAACACACAGCAATTTACTATACAGGTGTTGATCCCATATATCATAGATatgaaacatctctctctctctctctctctctctctctctctctctaacacacacacacacacacacacacacacacacacacacacacagtcttccATTCAGAGAAGTACTGATTTAAAGCTCTTCATGGCCTCGACTCCTCATAACCAGTCTCAAGTTACATATAATCAACAACAACCTGacttgtgaccagtgttccctctaacagggattcccagatattgttgactataactcccatacttatcaagcaaaagccattatatctggggattctgggagttgtagtcaacaacatctggaaatccctgttagagggaacactgattgtgacCAACAACTAACTGATccatataaaaacagcataatgAGAGAAGTCATCCTTCTCAACAGCATGCTTTTCAGTATTCTAAAATATATTTTCACAGCCAGTGGTATGCCAATAGCATTTTCTAATCttatgtattatattttattatgtgTATGTACCAACTACCTGGAGCCCTTGACACAGAGAGAATTAGAAggccaatttaaaaaacaaacttaagCACTCACTAACTACACATTAGGATCTGCACTATAACATTTAAACCAGTCTCAAACCTGACTAACCGTCAGGGCTTCCAACCAATGATCTTTGGGAATCAGTTCTGGAAATCCATAGGGCCCCACCGCTCAAAATAAGAGCTGCCAGCATTGTCTCAAAGGTACAATTTCCAAGGAGATCAGAGTGAAGCCATGAAAGTTATACTCGTTTTCAACTTGTTTAAGTAAATAGCACAGTGGTGTTCCTACTGTTAGGGAGGCCAATTTTAATCTCATCTCTCAAGAAACAACAGGTAGGTACACAAAAGAGAAAGTAATTGGATTGTTAGAAATACAAAAGGAAGTGACAGTGTCTCTTACTCCACTCTCTTCCAGTACTTCAGTGTTTGATCATTTCCAGATTTTCTCTGGTTTTCCCTGACTCACTATAGCACCGTTCCTTGGTGAGCTCAGTTAACAAAGAATCACACAAGGCATGAGACATTATTCTGTAACTGAGGAGTAATTGTAGCTCAATTGTTATGGAAAAAGTTACCAGGTTACCACATTTTAAAGTGCTTGGAAATAATATATTCTTATAGGAGATGCTTGGGCTATGCCTACAAATCAAGTACTTGAGGTCAGTGtaggatggagaaagaaaagggaaggctGAAGATGTGGCCTGAGTAAACCACAAAACTTCAAACGTGTAAGATGAACACTGGAGCTCAATGTGGCAAGGCCTCTACCGAAAATATACAAATATACTTTCAAAAGATCTTTGCTCCAGTTAATAGATAATACTTCTTTCAGAGCTCAGTTATGCCATCTATAAACTTTATACAGTTTCACTTTTGAAGCCAGCATGGTACGGTAGCTAGAGTGTTAAACTAAGACAATTCTTGTTCAAGTCTTcatcagccaagaaactcactagGGCAATGCTGGACTAGTCACTACCTCTCAGCACAGCTATGAGAGAAAGGGTTGTTGCAAGAATAAGAtgagggtggtagtggtggggagaCCATGTGCATCACCCTGAGCTCCATGAAGGAAAAGCAGCAAACAACACAACTACATTAGCACTGGCAATTTTCCTACTCTAATGCAGATCGTTGTTTAAACTCTGCTTGCAAGGCAATATTGACATTTCAATCGCATAAGAGAAGCAGCTTAGAGGTACACATACATCAGCGTTTGCCTGCATTGTTAGCCTGGAGTAAGTGTATGGAAGTTCACCATACCAAGCTGTGAGTCTGGGCTCCTCAAAATAGAGATCTAGAAATAGAAAAGCAGAATCCAAGATTTAAGACTCTCAAATAAAAAAggacaatcattttatttatttattatatttgtacactgcccctaACTTCCCTTTACATTCTAAGGACGAGCTAGTATATTTTGGTCCATATGCTTGATGTATGGCTTGATAACAGgttttctagagcagggctgcactaCCTACAcctgccaccatccccagccacagtggggtaTAGGGACTACATCTAGACTACATGTACTATGATCTGTGACTACATCTGCAGAaggcccaacatctgcaggagggttgaagttgtacAGCTTTTTTAGATGGTCCTCCCCAATCCCTAGCCAATCTGTAACCATTCTTTATGCATTCCCTATATAAAAGCTCAGCAAACCAGGCTTTAAACAGATCATTTGGACATGTGCAGTCAAGTCTGAGGAGAAGGTTAGGCCGCTTATATACCAGTTATGCAATCTTGCTTCCAAATCCAACTCAGAGAAAGTGAGAAATAGCACAACTGCCCCCAAGTGGACTTAACTAGCATAGCATGCTCATGCCTGTTACATTGGTCAACTATAACTGTGCCTAGAATACATATTTAAAAGCTAGGCTATACAGCTCCATtctggtttttaaaagctgaactgTCACTGTAGTTAAATCCATAGGAGGAtcagcccaagacattttgctactCTGAGCTAGTTTTTCTCTCCTCTGTAAATGtaaaggagagctggtgttgtggtagcaagcatgaattgtcccctttgctaagcagggtctgccctgatttgcatatgaatgggagactacatgtgagcacgttaagttattccccttaggggatgggatcactctgggaagagctagaaggtaccaagttctttccctgacatctccaagatagggctgagggtgattcctgcctgtaaccttggagaagttgccagtctgtgtagacagtactgagctagatagaccaatagtctcacatagtataaggcagcttccaacgtCCCTATGATGCTGCTGATGGGGCTCAGTCTAGACATCCTTTCCTAGTGGAACAGGACCAcagctcggtggtagagcatctgcttgcaggcagaaggtccctcgctcaatccctggcatctccagttagggctggggaaTAATCCTTCCTGAAATCCTGCCTGTGTCtgtgaagatgctgccagtcaatgtactgaactagatggaccgatggtccaACATGGTGTAAGGCAATTATGTTTCCAGCCCCTGCTGATTGCTCCCTCTCCAACAGTCATCAGTGGTGTGATGCTGCTGCAGGACTGCAAGGAGCTCCCACAGCACTACCTCTCCACAACAGAGAGAGAGTGCTATGAAAGCACTATCAGAATGCCCAAGTGAGAACTGGGAACAGTTAGATAGAATAATTTGCCATAACAAAATCTGTGGGCATCTAAATGAGAACTGTGCATTTACCCTGCCTGACATGTGTTCGCTGCCTCCAGGGAATCTCTTGGAGGAGCTGTTCAAACATCCAGTCTGCTTCCTTTGAGTCAATGAAGCATGGAACCAAATGAATGCTAGCAGAGAGGAAAAAACATGAATTATATgtgggtatttatttatctatcatatttgtacaccaccccaagcttccatctctgagcagtttacaacaacatacaacaaattaaaaccttaaaatgacTTAAAACTTCAAGACTagctaaaaaatatttttttaaataaaaatatttttaaaatgggtgaAACAAacgtgtctttagagacttcttaaaagttgtcagagatggggaggctcttattacagcagggagcacattccagaatcccagggcagcaacagagaacgccCGTCCCTAtacagccaccaaacgagctggtggcaactgcagatgaacctttccagataatctcaatgggtgatgaggATCATAATAAAtatgatgttctcttaaatactcagggcctaagctgtttagggctttataggttatgaccagcaacctgtattttgcctggaaacttactggtagccagtatagttctttcaatatgggaataatatggtctctccgaggtgacccagagaccaacctggctgccgtattctgtaccaactgcagtttctagactacatacaatgtcagccccacatagagtattattaaaaattttagattaggttattaatttttaatagagagatttttatatttatattatctgtacttttgtataatgtattttaatttttgagatctgtacctttttattttaactatgcgttgttttaattatattgtaaactgctttgagattttaattaaaagcagtatatagcagtgaagagcagtatataaattgtataataaatataattataaaccgctttgagattattttaatgaaaagtggtatatctattgaataataaataagtaaaattacTGAAAATAGACCTTTATTGTAAATCTAGAGATGGCATGCTAGCACAACTCATGATACAGGTTGCTAGAAACACCAAAGAAACAGCTAGTTTCCTCCTGAATACAGGGGACGCTTGAaaattttctctccccaccatatGCTCACTGGTAATTTTACACATTCACTGAatgtcacattttaaaaatttttaccCATTCCTTTAATGCAAACATCAAATTCCAACacaaaaaattgtaaagcatcttTGCAATTAGTACTCCTGTTAATAGTGAAGTAAAACACACTATGAACTACTCTGGCCGCTAAGCTGACAATACAATTAAAGGAAATGAATTCAAGAAACAGAAGCATATGAGAAACATTCAGAAAAGTGTTATTCACTCTTATGATATTTGGACAACCTAGGGTGATTATAAACATCTCCTGAATTATAAATGTTTTAAGGAGTGGTTGGCTACATAACTGGCAGGAATTGTTTAAGTCCAATGAATTTTTCTAACTGCGGGGAATTGAAACTACATCTGAATTTAATAGTGACCATTCAAATTCTGTGCATTCATTTCAACATTCCCTGCTGCTCTTAAAGATGAGAAATGTTTTAAGAATGACTTAGTAGTAATTTTAAAGACACTTGGAGCATGCTGAGAACTTGTGTTTGGTGCAATTGATTTAATCCCTTACATCTGCCAGACCTGTACAATTTGCAAGTCAGGACCAGAAGGCATATTGGAGGAGCATTTCTTAAACTATGGTCACAAGGAACCTGTAAATAAAGAATGCCAATATAGACAATGTCATGCCTGTCATTAATAATTTGGACAGAAGATTAAAGAAAATAGAAGTCTTGGTGTTTATCATGTGAACTTTCTGGTCATTTCTGCTCTCAACTATTCAATAATCAGAAGCAACAGCTTGTTCAGCCACAGTCAACATTGTCCAACATGACACAGAGCACTCTTGCTGCAGTAACAAATATCTCAGTTGATCCAGGCACTGTGAAAGCATCCAACTGTATTATTCTGTAACAATCTTTAAACAAGGTTTTTAGCTACTTACTGAGACACTCCCGAAGGCAATATGCTGATCTCATATATACCTTGTTTCCTGTGGACAAGGAGGGAAAAGGCAGTCATGTATGATTGATCAGGTACACTCAAGATTCAAAATACAATAAGGGTTGGGAAGGGGAATTTACCAAATGCACCTAGCTCTGGGATATGGGACAAGAGAGCTCCAGCACCTACTGGGCATTGGCACCATTTCCCTAGCACTGGGAATATCAAAATGGTGAAATGCTGATGCAGTAGATCTCACCAACTTCCAGAGAACAACCCGATTCCGCACTGGCAATACTCAAGCCATACTCACTCTAGTATTATGGGATCTGGGGCTTTGCGCACCACCTAAGGGGGGAAAAAATACCACACCAACATTTGGTACAATAGGCACAGTCAGTTATGTCAGTGTAGGATGACTGATTTGAAAACCCAGTAATAACTGTGAACATGTCTAGGTTTTCACAGATGTATCTATAACGGTCACTTCAGACAGCACATGAGAGTCTTTTGTGAAGGCAGATTTTTCCTTCTCTGTTCTATCTGCAgagataaatataaaatatttatgctACCTACTAGTTAGAGGTAAAATATTTGTTACAAGGGTTTATATTCTTTTTAACACAGATACAAGGCAGCTGacaacaatacaattaaaaaatattaaaaccagcAGTTTAACACATATGGTACCATCCCAACTAGTACTTCCATGAACAGAAGACATTTACCTCATACAAAGTagagaggggagattttcactGATTCCCCTCCTTGCCTCTCCAGTCCCCAAATACACACCCTTGCTTGCGTTTGGGAGACCTTCAAGAGCAGGTATTTGGGGGTTACAGGGGAGAAATCAACAAAAAAGATCACCCCATCAAGTGAGCAAAACACCTTCCTAAAATAACTTAGTTCCAAAccatggagggctttaaaggctaaAGCCAGCACTTTGATTTGGGTTTGGAAGTGAACAGGCAGCCAATGCAGAATAGGTGCGATATGGGACACACACCTATCTCTCCCCTCCGCCCACCCGAACATTCGGGAGCCATTTGCAACACTAGTTGCAGTTTGTGAACCAttttcaaaggtagccccacatagagagcattacaatagtCTAGCCTGGATGCAATAAGCATATGGGTCACTGAGGCCAAGACTACTGTATCCAGATAGGGGCATCATCAGCACACAGTCACCAAACTGCTTATTTGGGCTTTTAGGGGATGTGCAACTCCATCCAAGACAGGTCAGACACTTCCAACCAGACCCAACCAACAGATCCCCGGGGCTGTCTGGATGAAGTTACATATCAGGAAACTGTATTTGGTAGATAACAGAAGCATAATCACAAAGTTATCCACTTTTGTAACTGCTGCAGCAAAATACTGTTAACATTATTCTGACAATATAGTTTCCTGCTATAACACTGGTTTTATAACATATTTACTACTACATTGTTGTATGTTTACAACCTATGTATTATGTGATATGACTAATGTGTCAACTATGAATGTGACTGATCATGACAGATGTATGAGGCAGCCTATTTAGCATTTACCTCTTctggtgctttaaaaacaaattgtCTTTTAGTTGGTGGAGGCTGCATCTCTTTTCTCAGCTGGGCCTGTGATGTGCCTGCAACCACTTGATTCCTGGAGGAAGCCCTAGAAGCTAAAGGTGAAGAGCATCAGACAAATTAATTTACAATATGTTGGGAACCTTAAAACATGAAAGTTTCCTTTCAGGATTATTCAGTAATTGATATTTCTGGTAACATGAGTATATTCATGCTATATACTTTTTAAAGGTTTCTCTGTTCTGGCTTTGCTCTGAAGAACACTGAAaactgtagtttgtgatgataccgAGTGTTCTCCAGCTCTAATCTCTTCTCAGAGAACTTCCCATGTTTGCAAGCTGTGGCTATTGCATAGATCGGAAGTTTGTTTAAATTTCCAGTGCAGAAATGCCATGTATCTGCAGCCATCTGTAAAGATCTTCCCACACAAGGGGGTGACAGATGCAGCTTTGGTTCTGTAATATATAGGTATATGCCAGTTGAAGACTGGAACTTGGGTCTTCACTGTGTTAACCAAGAGGGTACTTTTAGAGACACAGCTTCAAGCACCATAACTAGAAGTCAGAATGAGCTTCTGAAGGAAATTAAGCTTTCGTTTCAGAGAATTTTTCCAAAAGATTGGACAGGCTTTTATTAAACAAAACTCCAGATATTGGTAGAACAGAGGTATATGTATGAACACATAAATACACAGGAAGATCCAACCATTTACACTAAATGCAGCCTATGCCAAAATTCCCAATGCTCTACTCATTTTTAGCCATAAGTCCAACATACTTATTAACATTTTCTGTGATGCTGGTGAAGCTTACAGTCATGTTAGAAGTGTGAAGAGATTCCCTTAAACCACAGTCAACGtactgtgtgggtttccttcctCCTCACTTTGGTAAGGTGTATCATGCATGCTACCTCAGACAAGGGGCAAGACTAGATGAGAGTGTGAACTTTCCTAAGGGCAAAAAAGTTATGATTTGGGCAAAAAAGTTATGATATGAGAGTGAGTAGGAAGTTTATATcaatcaagaagaagaaaaagcagaatCCAGAAACCTTGACATTTAGTTcatttataaaaattaaaataaatgaaacagaATCTTACTTGCACAAGATGGTCCTTTGTTATTAACTTGTCCAGCCCAGCCACCCTGCACTCTAGCTCTTTGTCTTTTGTTTTCCATTATTCTTCACAGTATCTTCAAATTCCTTTTGTAAcaaattgtttttctttcctgattcaaaagaaagaaagaaactcacAACCACACATTAGAGTACCCGTAGTTTCTaagagctgctgcagcagagcAGTTAATAGCGTGgcctaattaaaaaaacccattttAAATCTTAACTTAGCCGAGAACCCGCCACGTGGCCTTAAGGAAGCAACTATCCATTTCAGCCTccatcccaggggtgtagctataatcaaGCCAGGTGA encodes:
- the ALKBH3 gene encoding alpha-ketoglutarate-dependent dioxygenase alkB homolog 3, whose amino-acid sequence is MENKRQRARVQGGWAGQVNNKGPSCATSRASSRNQVVAGTSQAQLRKEMQPPPTKRQFVFKAPEEVVRKAPDPIILEKQGIYEISILPSGVSHIHLVPCFIDSKEADWMFEQLLQEIPWRQRTHVRQDLYFEEPRLTAWYGELPYTYSRLTMQANADWHPLLAMLKDRIEDFTKNTFNSLLCNLYRNEKDSVDWHSDDEPPLGRNPVIASLSFGATRVFEMRKKPLPEENGDYTYVQRVRIPLDHGTLLMMEGATQEDWQHRVSKEYHSREARINLTFRTMYPDSTAMNT